In one window of Bradyrhizobium sp. AZCC 1721 DNA:
- a CDS encoding CobW family GTP-binding protein, which yields MSELSSQKIPVTVLTGYLGAGKTTLLNRILSENHGKKYAVIVNEFGEIGIDNDLIIGADEEVFEMNNGCICCTVRGDLVRIMDGLMKRKGKFDAIIVETTGLADPAPVAQTFFVDEDVQKNARLDAVVTVADAKWLSDRLKDAPEAKNQIAFADVIVLNKTDLVSKPELAEVEARIRGINPYAKLHRAERCKVALSDVLERGAFDLDRILEIEPEFLDAGDDHHHHDHDHHHDHHHNDHSHSHGGLKHYHDEDMQSLSLRSDKPLDPTKFMPWLQTLVATEGQKILRSKGVLSFTDDDDRYVFQGVHMMLEGDHQRKWKEGEPRESRVVFIGRELPEKAIREGFESCIAA from the coding sequence ATGTCTGAACTTTCTTCCCAAAAAATTCCAGTGACCGTGCTGACGGGCTATCTCGGCGCCGGCAAGACCACGCTGCTCAACCGCATCCTGTCGGAAAACCACGGCAAGAAATACGCCGTCATTGTCAACGAATTCGGCGAGATCGGCATCGACAACGACCTCATCATCGGCGCCGATGAGGAAGTGTTCGAGATGAACAATGGCTGCATCTGCTGCACCGTGCGCGGCGACCTCGTCCGCATCATGGACGGCCTGATGAAGCGCAAGGGCAAGTTCGACGCCATCATCGTCGAGACCACGGGGCTGGCCGATCCGGCGCCGGTGGCGCAGACCTTCTTCGTCGACGAAGACGTCCAGAAGAACGCGCGGCTCGACGCAGTCGTCACCGTGGCGGACGCCAAATGGCTGAGCGATCGTCTCAAGGACGCGCCGGAAGCCAAGAACCAGATCGCGTTTGCCGACGTCATCGTGCTGAACAAGACCGACCTCGTCTCCAAACCGGAATTGGCCGAAGTCGAGGCCCGAATTCGCGGCATCAATCCATATGCAAAGCTGCACCGCGCCGAGCGCTGCAAGGTCGCGCTATCCGACGTGCTGGAACGCGGCGCGTTCGATCTCGATCGCATTCTGGAGATCGAGCCGGAATTCCTCGACGCCGGAGACGATCATCACCATCACGATCATGATCACCATCATGACCATCATCACAACGATCACAGCCACAGCCATGGCGGATTGAAGCACTACCACGACGAGGACATGCAATCGCTGTCGCTGCGGTCGGACAAGCCGCTCGACCCGACCAAGTTCATGCCGTGGCTGCAAACCCTCGTCGCCACCGAGGGCCAGAAGATCCTGCGCTCGAAGGGCGTCCTCTCCTTCACCGACGACGACGACCGTTATGTGTTCCAGGGTGTGCACATGATGCTGGAAGGCGATCATCAGCGGAAGTGGAAGGAAGGCGAGCCGCGCGAAAGCCGCGTCGTCTTCATCGGCCGCGAATTGCCGGAAAAGGCGATCCGCGAAGGTTTCGAAAGCTGCATTGCTGCGTGA